In the genome of Chaetodon trifascialis isolate fChaTrf1 chromosome 21, fChaTrf1.hap1, whole genome shotgun sequence, the window atTCAGTGTGACGTCCAGTGGAcatcaataaaaatgtttgaaacacaacaaaagataATTCTGTATAAAAAGAGCAAATCTCATCTCAGAACACTCTGCGCCTCCTCAGGTACCTTCAGGGTCGACCGGAGGAGGCGGTGTCGCTTCTCCAACAATCAGAGAAGATAACCAGAGAGAGTTATGGCGAGGAGAACATGCGGCGGCTCATCGTGACGTATGGAGACCTGGCCTGGCTGAAATACCACACCGGAGACTACACCCAGTCTGAGAGCTACTGCCAGGCGGTCGAAGACATCCTGGTATGTATGAGGGGAGGCCGCTGACCCAAAGCACTGCGAGGACGGGAGAAAACCAGCACACATCACGTCGATTTACCCTATCCGGTTACTTACCTCTGCTCTCTAACCCTCGACGACAAATTAAGGAGTAACACAAGATTCGTTAAGAACAACATTGTTTTACTCAATCCAGCTGTTTCCAGATGAACCAAATTGCAATTTGCACATTAGAATTTCTTTGCTAACATGCCACCGTAGAGAGAATGGTAGAGaactgaaaatggaaatgacCATTGGACCAATGTGGCTGGAGCAAAGTACATGACTGGTATCAGAGATCCTGTCCTCAGGAGGTCAGCAGGAGCACCACTGAGGTTTCATATTCcaaagaagagagaaacaggaggagcagCCTCCTCTAGTCTTCACACCATGCTTTAGGACAGTTAAAACATGTGCTTAATGTTCTATGAGGAACTTGTCTCAGTGCTGGTTTCCATTGTGAACTCGTACCTGATCAGAGTCCCTAATCAGTCGACACAGTTTCTTAATCTCAGTGCTGTTTCTTTCTCCGCCCGCCCCTCCTTCTCCTTACAGCTGACGTATCCCACTGACTCCTCCACAGTTCTCCACCCAGAGGTATACGGAGAAAAAGCTTGGACCTACCTTAAGTTTTTGAAATCTTACTACCCCAAAGGCATCGACTGCTTCTGTCAAGCATTAAAGCTCCAGCCTGATGACAGCGAGTGGAACGCCGGCTATGCTATTGCCCTCTACCGCACAGAACCGGTCAGTTTActaaaaaacatgatgaaagtGAACAAAATTCAAGTCATAAAGACTCTTGTCTGCATCAAAGTAGCACACCGAGTTGAGGGCCCCATCAGTGGTTTGATTATTCAATCAGTTAATTCAGTGTCAACGTGTTATAAGAGGTTTCAGTCACTAAGATTCTCCCAGAGGGTGAGAGAAGGTTTGTAGCCCAGGAACGTAAAACAGTAAACTGACTGAGTTCTCGTTTACAGAGGCTTTCAGGAACATCCAACCAAGATGAGGAGTCACCGGCCACCAAACAGCTTCGCCGAGCTCTGGAGATCAACCCCGCTGATGGTGTTCTGCTGTCAATGCTGGCCCTGAAGCTGGTCGAGTATAACAATCACCGAGAGGCTGAAGGCCTGGTAGAGAGCGCACTGAAGCTAGATCAAGACAACCCTCACGTCATGCGCTACATAGCCAAATATTTTCGCATTCAGGTTGGTCTGAGTTACTCCGAGGTTATCTGAAGAAAATACGTACTGTGAttcattatccatccatccatttaaTCTGGGGTCGGTCGCAACGACGGCAGCTTTAACAGAGTAGTGAAGAAATTCTTCTCCAGACATCCTCCAGCACTTCCTGGGCAATACCTAAAGATTGCTGGCCAGGTGGGACACAGTGCACACTGTATATTACACCACTGCTATGCCTGATCTTGAGGTGACACTGAAGCGGCATGTTGCTGATGTCAGGCCAATTCCAGCAGAAAGTCAGGATCAGCACAGCGTCTCACGACAAATCTCATTCACTTCTGTGCTTTGGCAACGGAGAGCATTTCGCTTACCTCTGTGACCTCTGGAGGTCAGAGACATCAAAGTCCCTGAGTCCTCCTCTTCAGAACCCAGTGATTATGAATTCCCTCCTGGTTGCTCTTCATGTGAGGCGACGGTTCGATCTGGTGGATGGGGGACTGGTTATGCACGTTCTTTTGTTTCTGACCTGAGAATGaactgaatgtgtgtctgtgatccAGGGTGAGGACGAGCGGTCCATAGATCTGCTGAAGCGAGCACTGGAGAGGACCAAGCACTCAGCTTTCATCCAGCACCAGCTGGCTATGTgctacaagaagaagaagactgctgAACAGAGCAGAAGGCCCTGCAGCAAGCAAAGTACATGTGAAGGCCAAACATACTATCCCATAATATGCACAACCTAAGATAAACTGTTATTCTGCACTACTCTAGAGGTGGAGCAGTGGAGGCGTTTATGTATTCAGCACCTGGACGAAGCCGTCAAGATAAAGCCTTCATTTGTCCTCGCGATCGCTGATCTGGCTCTGCTGTATGGAGAGGCCAAGAATCTGAGCAGGTACTGCCTCTCGCTTGACCAACATTTCTGCAGCCACCCACTGTCCACCATCTCTCTGCTGAATGAAttcactatcatcatcatcatcacaatcatcTTCATCGTCTCTTGTCTCTCAGAGCTGAGGAGTTGTTCCAACTGGGCTTGCAGAATTtaccaacaacagaaaaaagcattTGTCAGGTTCTTCATCTGCGTTATGCAGAATTTCACCACTATCACACCAAACAGGAGGTCGACGCCGTCTCTCAGTACACTGAGGTGCGTTCATGTCTGCATGCGCGATGCTGATACGCAAAATCATTGACTTTACGCTGAATGAGCTCACCTACACTGATCTACCTGAGAGCgacaaaacaaactgattgATACGATGTTAAAGCAAAGACTGACCTGCTTTGGAAAAGCAGACTTTTGAAAATCTTTAGGAcggactgaactgaactgatctGTGATCTGGTTTGTTCACTCAACAGGGTCTGATGTTGACACAGAACACATGGGAGTGGAAACAATGTGCGAAGGTGAGCATCGGGttacacagagctgctgacacaGTTGTACATAGCAAAGGTTATTTATTCTAACTGGAGTTTTAGAGAGTACTCTTCTCCCATTCTCTACCGAAGAGCAGGACAGTAAAATCCATCAAGACCACTCAGAAAACACAACTTGAAGACTTGAACAGACTTGAACCCAGACAGCGATGATAGAAGTCTGAGGtccttcatcatttcatcatcaacaacacacaacagtcaaatacaggcaggcaggcagatcAGTGCAACGCAAAGAATCATGAAACCagagtcaggatcaggatcaggatcaggatcaggcagaaacacagcacaccAGGGCGGGTATGAGAGAGAGACCGACAAGGGGACGATGTGCAGGTGAGCTCAGGTAAGGGAATGGCAGGCTCTGAACCAGGGCTGCATCCGGCTAGCTGATAGTGAATGATAAGAGCGTCCTCTGCTGGACCTCAAGGCAAACTGCATCAAACGCTCTGCTGCGGCCACAGGCTGTAAAGCCTGGCTTCAAACTGGTCTTTAGTTTTATTCTCCCCAATGACTCAGCACACCTTTAAGAGCCGGCAGGTGTCACCTACTGTCTCCCCTAATGGACATAAATTAATCTTCGGATGtcgctgctgcttttcctccagAAGTTGAAGCAGATTGCAGAGCGACGCCTGTCAGAAGACGAGAACGACGACGAGGCTTACGCTCTGCTGGGTCTGCTGGCCAAAGCCGAAGGCGACAAGAAGAAGGCTGTGGAGCTCTACGAGAAAGCTCTGGACTGCAACGAAGACAAAGACGAGTATCTGTCCGCGCTCTTTGAGCTGCGTACCGAACTGAAGTGATGACACAGTTTCTCCGGCTGGAATGAAGAGAAGATCAGCAGGTCCAGCCTGAGTCTgaaacctgagtctgagacctGAGTCTGAGACCTGAGTCTGAAACCTGAGTCTgaaacctgagtctgagacctGAGTCTGAAACCTGAGTCTgaaacctgagtctgagacctGAGTCTGAAACCTGAGTCTGAAACCTGAGTCTGAAACCTGAGTCTGAAACCTGAGTCTGAAATCTGAGTCTGAAATCTGAGTCTgaaacctgagtctgagacctGAGTCTGAGACCTGAGTCTGAGACCTGAGTCTGAGACCTGAGTCTgaaacctgagtctgagacctGAGTCTGAAAACAGAGTCTgaaacctgagtctgagacctGAGTCTGAAAACAGAGTCTGAGACCTGAGTCTgaaacctgagtctgagacctGAGTCTGAGACCTGAGTCTgaaacctgagtctgagacctGAGTCTGAAAACTGAGTCTgaaacctgagtctgagacctGAGTCT includes:
- the LOC139349737 gene encoding interferon-induced protein with tetratricopeptide repeats 1-like: MSDPRSELLSRLQQLQSRFTWDLKKEEIDLNNLSTRLQDHIDLQLGQQGAAARSYSFLAYVRYLQGRPEEAVSLLQQSEKITRESYGEENMRRLIVTYGDLAWLKYHTGDYTQSESYCQAVEDILLTYPTDSSTVLHPEVYGEKAWTYLKFLKSYYPKGIDCFCQALKLQPDDSEWNAGYAIALYRTEPRLSGTSNQDEESPATKQLRRALEINPADGVLLSMLALKLVEYNNHREAEGLVESALKLDQDNPHVMRYIAKYFRIQGEDERSIDLLKRALERTKHSAFIQHQLAMCYKKKKTAEQSRRPCSKQKVEQWRRLCIQHLDEAVKIKPSFVLAIADLALLYGEAKNLSRAEELFQLGLQNLPTTEKSICQVLHLRYAEFHHYHTKQEVDAVSQYTEGLMLTQNTWEWKQCAKKLKQIAERRLSEDENDDEAYALLGLLAKAEGDKKKAVELYEKALDCNEDKDEYLSALFELRTELK